The following proteins come from a genomic window of Acetivibrio cellulolyticus CD2:
- a CDS encoding methyltransferase family protein, translating into MRNFLSQGVFLIVIQVVICLCVFSLFLAIYIDFVLFSRKEKVQKEKKSVVETGTMTLFFLLFYGIVLSKVGIIPVGIGFIKELLMIIGTVMIVAGCIINISGRFNLGRNWANQIKIYHEHTLIQTGMYKFVRHPLYASIILMFYGGCMVYRNILSIVAVSVVFVPFMAYRARQEEKMLLQRFPEYHNYKQNTGMFFPKILKRRERV; encoded by the coding sequence ATGAGGAACTTTTTGAGCCAGGGAGTATTCCTTATAGTTATACAAGTTGTGATTTGTTTATGTGTGTTTTCATTATTTCTTGCTATATATATAGATTTTGTTTTGTTTTCAAGAAAGGAGAAAGTACAAAAGGAAAAAAAGTCCGTTGTTGAGACAGGAACTATGACACTTTTTTTTCTTTTGTTTTATGGAATTGTGCTAAGTAAGGTAGGCATTATTCCTGTAGGTATAGGTTTTATAAAAGAGTTGTTAATGATAATTGGCACAGTTATGATTGTTGCTGGTTGTATAATTAATATTAGCGGAAGATTTAATTTAGGGAGAAATTGGGCTAACCAGATTAAAATTTATCATGAGCATACATTAATACAGACAGGAATGTATAAATTTGTACGACACCCCTTATATGCTTCTATTATTCTGATGTTTTACGGGGGATGCATGGTATATAGGAATATTTTATCTATAGTGGCGGTATCTGTGGTTTTTGTACCGTTTATGGCTTATCGTGCAAGACAGGAAGAAAAGATGCTTCTGCAAAGATTTCCTGAATATCATAATTACAAGCAAAACACTGGGATGTTTTTCCCTAAAATATTAAAAAGGAGGGAACGAGTTTAA
- a CDS encoding radical SAM protein, with the protein MKVHTKVDKGCPFDCGVCPQHDQHACIGLIEVTAKCNLHCPLCYADAGKGHFLGLDKIENMMDFFQESEGGQAEILQISGGEPTLHPEITEIIKLAKTKKFKYVMLNTNGIRIAEDEAFVKELGQFVGGFEIYLQFDGFKESTYQDLRGENLLEKKRKAIDNLAKYKIPTTLVATISKGINDDEVGQIFTFGLNQPYVRGVNFQPAAFFGRTNNDVKKNRVTLSGVLKRLEKQTNGMLQFNDFIPLPCNVERVAMSYLYKTSKGGFTPITRDARIQDYIHLINNTFAFTIEDALKNAGKSIKDINTTCSCFKFLNDFKHIVPLDFFIKSKEKKMEYIDQNTFRISVSSFIDAYNFDMKSMQKECVHIITENLRKIPFSAYNTIHREKEI; encoded by the coding sequence ATGAAGGTACACACAAAGGTAGATAAAGGTTGTCCATTTGATTGCGGAGTATGCCCACAGCATGACCAACATGCTTGTATAGGCTTAATTGAGGTTACAGCAAAATGCAATTTACATTGTCCGTTGTGTTATGCAGATGCAGGGAAAGGGCATTTTTTAGGGCTTGACAAAATTGAAAATATGATGGACTTTTTTCAGGAATCAGAAGGCGGACAGGCGGAAATCCTTCAAATAAGCGGGGGGGAACCAACTCTGCACCCTGAAATTACTGAAATCATAAAGTTGGCAAAAACCAAGAAGTTTAAGTATGTCATGTTAAATACAAATGGTATCAGAATAGCGGAAGATGAGGCGTTTGTGAAGGAATTGGGGCAGTTTGTCGGTGGATTTGAAATATATTTGCAGTTTGATGGTTTTAAGGAATCAACCTATCAAGATTTAAGAGGAGAAAACTTGTTAGAGAAGAAACGAAAAGCAATAGATAACCTTGCCAAATATAAAATTCCAACAACACTGGTAGCTACTATATCTAAAGGGATTAATGATGACGAAGTTGGTCAGATTTTTACTTTCGGTTTAAATCAGCCATATGTAAGGGGAGTTAATTTTCAGCCTGCTGCTTTTTTCGGAAGAACTAACAATGATGTTAAGAAAAACAGAGTTACCCTTTCGGGAGTTCTGAAGCGGTTAGAGAAACAAACGAACGGGATGTTGCAATTTAATGATTTTATACCATTACCTTGCAATGTGGAAAGAGTTGCTATGTCTTACTTGTATAAGACTTCAAAGGGTGGCTTTACTCCCATAACGCGAGATGCAAGAATACAGGACTATATACATTTAATCAATAATACTTTTGCATTTACGATTGAAGATGCTTTAAAAAATGCGGGGAAGAGTATTAAAGATATAAATACAACCTGTAGCTGCTTCAAATTTCTAAATGATTTTAAACATATTGTACCTTTGGACTTTTTTATTAAATCAAAAGAAAAGAAGATGGAGTATATTGATCAGAATACTTTCCGTATTAGTGTTAGTTCTTTTATAGACGCATATAATTTTGATATGAAATCAATGCAAAAGGAATGTGTTCATATTATTACTGAGAATTTGAGGAAAATTCCATTTTCGGCATATAATACAATTCATAGGGAGAAGGAAATATGA
- the rlmH gene encoding 23S rRNA (pseudouridine(1915)-N(3))-methyltransferase RlmH, giving the protein MKITLVVVGKLKEKYLKEGISEYSKRLSRFCELQIVEVDDEQAPENLSEAQEVQVKRKEAERILKKVKDGSALIVLDLKGKKLDSEGFAEKLNSFFISGKSHLTFVIGGSLGLDDEIIQKADFRLCLSDMTFPHQLARLILLEQIFRGFKILNGETYHK; this is encoded by the coding sequence ATGAAGATAACGCTGGTTGTGGTTGGGAAGCTGAAGGAAAAGTATTTGAAAGAAGGTATAAGTGAATACAGTAAGCGGCTTTCAAGGTTTTGTGAACTTCAAATTGTAGAAGTGGATGATGAGCAGGCACCGGAAAATTTAAGTGAAGCTCAGGAAGTGCAGGTAAAAAGGAAGGAAGCTGAGCGTATCTTAAAGAAAGTTAAGGATGGATCGGCTTTGATAGTTTTAGACCTAAAAGGAAAAAAGTTAGACTCTGAGGGATTTGCTGAAAAGCTCAATTCCTTTTTTATTTCTGGCAAATCGCACCTTACATTCGTAATTGGAGGATCGTTGGGATTAGATGATGAAATTATCCAAAAAGCTGATTTCCGGCTGTGTTTATCTGATATGACATTTCCGCACCAACTAGCCAGGCTGATTCTGCTTGAACAGATATTCAGGGGGTTCAAAATATTAAACGGTGAGACATACCATAAGTAA
- a CDS encoding MBL fold metallo-hydrolase produces MMKFCSLYSGSSGNCLFVSDGKTKILVDSGLSGKRIIEALVTIGENPSEISAVLVSHEHSDHIRGAGILSRKFDIPIYANENTWNAMEQEIGPVNIKNKVCFDNCEEFEIGNIFVKAFPIPHDASDPVGFNFFLNNKKITTATDIGHMTNKLLSYLMGSDLLLIESNHDVEMLKVGPYPWPLKKRILGDSGHLSNEMAGKVVAYLAKNGTKKFLLGHLSRENNFPELAYQTVCNVLGENDICPSKDIMLSVALRDRVGEVIEV; encoded by the coding sequence ATGATGAAGTTCTGTAGTTTATATAGTGGAAGTAGTGGAAACTGTCTTTTTGTATCAGACGGGAAAACTAAAATATTGGTTGATTCCGGTTTGAGCGGTAAGAGAATTATAGAAGCGCTTGTTACCATAGGAGAAAATCCTTCGGAAATAAGCGCTGTTTTAGTTTCCCATGAACACAGTGATCACATAAGAGGAGCGGGAATACTTTCCCGTAAGTTTGATATTCCCATTTATGCAAATGAAAATACATGGAATGCTATGGAGCAGGAAATTGGGCCTGTAAATATAAAAAATAAAGTTTGTTTTGATAACTGTGAGGAGTTTGAAATAGGCAATATATTTGTTAAAGCATTTCCAATTCCTCATGATGCAAGTGATCCTGTAGGATTTAACTTTTTTTTGAATAATAAGAAGATTACTACTGCTACAGATATCGGGCATATGACAAATAAGCTTCTGAGCTATTTAATGGGTAGCGATCTTTTGCTAATTGAGTCAAATCATGATGTTGAAATGTTAAAGGTAGGGCCTTACCCATGGCCTCTCAAAAAGAGAATTTTGGGGGATAGTGGGCATTTATCAAATGAAATGGCGGGAAAAGTAGTGGCATACCTGGCTAAGAATGGTACAAAGAAGTTCTTATTGGGCCATTTGAGCCGTGAAAATAATTTCCCGGAGCTTGCATATCAAACAGTTTGCAATGTACTTGGCGAAAATGATATTTGCCCGAGCAAAGACATAATGCTTTCGGTGGCTTTGCGTGACCGTGTTGGAGAAGTAATTGAGGTATAG
- a CDS encoding UDP-N-acetylglucosamine 1-carboxyvinyltransferase, whose product MEKFVIRGGRPLMGEVNISGAKNSVVAIIPAALLVDGPCKIENIPEISDVRILIDILKELGCDVEFDNKDSMMINSQYVRSSTATYDMIKSLRASYYLLGALLGRFKKAEVAFPGGCDFGFRPVDQHIKGFEKLGAKVEIDHGVIKLEAERLIGSQIFMDVVSVGATINIMIAAVKAEGTTIIENAAKEPHVVDVANFLNAMGANIKGAGTDVIKIKGVTTLSGGATHSVIPDQIEAGTFMIAAAATKGDVTIRNIIPKHLESLSAKLIEMGAKVEEDGDWIRVIGTEKILKANIKTLPYPGFPTDLHPPASVLLCLSDGTSTITEGIWDSRFQYVDELKRMGAQIKVEGRMAVFDGKPKLSGAPVKATDLRAGAAMIIAGLVAEGETEVYNINYIDRGYECIEDKLRSLGADIVRATK is encoded by the coding sequence TTGGAGAAGTTTGTTATTAGGGGCGGTAGGCCGCTTATGGGGGAAGTAAATATAAGCGGAGCCAAGAATTCTGTAGTGGCTATTATACCTGCTGCTTTATTGGTAGATGGACCCTGTAAAATTGAAAATATTCCTGAGATAAGTGATGTCAGAATTTTAATAGATATTTTAAAAGAGTTGGGCTGTGATGTTGAATTTGACAATAAAGACAGTATGATGATAAATTCTCAGTACGTTAGATCTAGTACTGCTACATATGATATGATAAAGAGTCTTAGAGCATCTTATTATTTGTTGGGTGCGTTACTTGGAAGGTTTAAGAAAGCCGAGGTTGCTTTCCCTGGTGGCTGTGATTTTGGTTTTAGGCCGGTAGATCAGCATATAAAAGGTTTTGAGAAGTTGGGAGCAAAAGTTGAAATAGATCATGGAGTAATAAAGCTTGAGGCAGAAAGGCTTATAGGCAGCCAGATTTTTATGGATGTTGTAAGTGTGGGAGCCACAATAAATATTATGATTGCAGCGGTTAAGGCTGAAGGTACAACTATAATTGAAAATGCTGCGAAAGAGCCGCATGTTGTTGATGTAGCGAACTTTCTTAATGCAATGGGAGCAAATATAAAAGGAGCAGGTACTGATGTTATAAAAATAAAGGGAGTTACTACACTTTCAGGAGGAGCTACTCATTCTGTGATTCCTGACCAGATTGAGGCGGGGACTTTTATGATTGCTGCTGCTGCAACAAAAGGTGATGTGACTATCAGGAATATAATTCCTAAACATTTAGAATCACTTAGCGCAAAACTCATTGAAATGGGTGCTAAAGTAGAAGAAGACGGGGATTGGATTAGAGTTATAGGAACAGAAAAAATACTTAAAGCAAATATTAAGACTCTCCCATATCCGGGGTTTCCTACCGATTTGCACCCACCTGCATCTGTGCTTCTTTGTTTGTCAGATGGAACCAGCACAATTACTGAAGGAATTTGGGATTCCAGGTTTCAGTATGTAGATGAACTAAAGCGTATGGGGGCACAAATAAAAGTAGAGGGAAGAATGGCTGTATTCGATGGAAAACCAAAACTTTCCGGGGCACCCGTTAAAGCCACTGATTTGAGGGCGGGAGCAGCAATGATTATTGCGGGGCTGGTTGCGGAAGGTGAAACTGAAGTATATAATATAAACTACATAGATAGAGGTTATGAGTGTATTGAAGATAAGCTTAGAAGTCTTGGTGCTGATATTGTCAGAGCGACAAAATAA
- the yycI gene encoding two-component system regulatory protein YycI, with the protein MDWARAKSILIFIFVLLNLFLSIMMISSFNSDNVSDEAIKNTYKVLEDRGIIVKCDIPVYNKQIGTLISSNTLLDKDLIIKGFFGDEKYTERNSNESTVADCGNRKLLISKVNTFVYSNSNPQETIDFADSKRVQNYLVNLFKRLNVPFENFYFDSMEDLPDSKRRYVFREKKDGFWLYSNYVDIIIAKDGITYLKYNNKNVDEITKGQKIMPAYQILIKNLINNSGMVIKEINIGFGEQNIGKDTKVLDDLPVWRVILQKDEKIEERYFKVYNGEEVKLNVK; encoded by the coding sequence ATGGATTGGGCGAGGGCAAAAAGTATTCTTATTTTTATATTTGTTCTTTTAAATCTTTTTCTTTCTATTATGATGATTAGTTCCTTTAACTCGGATAATGTATCTGATGAAGCTATAAAGAACACTTATAAAGTGCTTGAAGATAGAGGTATTATTGTAAAATGTGATATTCCCGTATATAATAAACAAATAGGTACATTGATCAGCTCTAACACATTGTTGGATAAAGATTTGATCATAAAGGGCTTTTTCGGAGACGAAAAATATACTGAACGAAACTCTAATGAAAGCACAGTAGCGGATTGTGGTAATAGAAAGTTACTAATTAGTAAGGTAAATACGTTTGTGTATAGTAATAGTAACCCTCAGGAAACAATTGATTTTGCAGACTCCAAAAGGGTTCAGAACTATCTTGTAAATCTATTTAAAAGGTTAAATGTCCCATTTGAAAACTTCTACTTTGATAGTATGGAAGATCTGCCAGACAGTAAAAGGAGATATGTTTTCAGGGAAAAAAAGGATGGGTTTTGGCTGTATAGCAATTATGTAGATATAATTATAGCTAAAGATGGAATTACTTATTTAAAATATAATAATAAAAATGTAGATGAAATTACTAAAGGTCAAAAAATAATGCCTGCTTACCAAATACTTATAAAAAATCTTATAAATAATAGCGGTATGGTTATTAAGGAAATTAATATAGGATTTGGCGAGCAAAACATAGGAAAAGACACTAAAGTATTGGATGATCTGCCTGTATGGAGGGTAATACTCCAGAAAGATGAAAAAATAGAGGAAAGATACTTTAAAGTTTATAATGGTGAGGAAGTAAAATTAAACGTTAAATAA
- a CDS encoding ATP-binding protein, translating into MFFRNPQFFKSLQWRLVVIFILVTVALMTTVSVALNYFMESAYYEDFKSRIDNGFENWGIGDNPTAEEIIVDLKDNYNATNLFMAWDYVTYTVIDKNSNNVLYSSDNLFGEDSDKFTDDILNSKNFLSALAGKNGNVGKAIHSNDRVFFDYAREKGKCILYFRYYKDRWGVVLNKFNSIIQNAFLIAVILSLLLGYMLSKTITVPIVNLMHKARNIAEGDFTQVEEVKSDDEIGKLTKTFNYMAKELKKTLNEISREKNKIETILNYMTDGVIAFNLDGEVVHANPASKLMLGVNEFNMDFNKFSNMYNLGITIEEMLYLETFSTKEASLSFDNKYIRVYFALSTNDQNKAEGIIAVMHDNTVQQKLDNMRREFVANVSHELRTPLTSIKSYSETLMDGALEDKETAYRFLNVINSEADRMTRLVKDLLQLSRLENEQMQWNMQPFCFESLVRSSVEKIELSAKEKRQVIECFSIGDKPEVYADKDRIEQVVLNVLTNAIKYTPDKGKITVYIGKMYSDAYVKVVDSGIGIPEEDIKRVFERFYRVDKARSREMGGTGLGLSIAKEIIEAHKGSISISSQLGKGTEVIVRLPIHYESGIKEDVIES; encoded by the coding sequence ATGTTTTTTAGGAATCCGCAGTTTTTTAAAAGTTTACAATGGAGACTTGTTGTTATATTTATACTTGTAACAGTTGCTTTAATGACTACAGTGAGTGTTGCATTAAACTATTTTATGGAATCTGCATACTATGAGGATTTTAAAAGCAGAATAGATAATGGGTTTGAGAACTGGGGAATTGGAGACAATCCTACTGCAGAAGAAATAATTGTAGACTTAAAAGATAATTACAATGCAACAAATCTCTTTATGGCGTGGGACTATGTAACTTACACTGTAATTGACAAAAATTCAAATAATGTTTTGTATTCAAGCGACAATCTATTTGGAGAAGATAGTGATAAATTTACTGACGATATTCTTAACTCAAAAAACTTTTTATCTGCTCTTGCAGGGAAAAATGGGAATGTAGGAAAGGCTATTCATAGTAATGACAGGGTTTTTTTTGACTATGCCAGGGAAAAAGGGAAATGCATTTTATATTTCAGATATTATAAGGACCGGTGGGGTGTAGTATTAAATAAGTTTAACAGCATTATTCAGAACGCATTTTTAATTGCCGTTATTTTATCGTTACTTTTGGGATATATGCTATCAAAAACAATTACTGTACCGATAGTTAACCTTATGCACAAAGCTAGAAATATTGCAGAAGGTGATTTTACGCAGGTAGAGGAAGTCAAATCGGATGATGAAATAGGTAAACTGACAAAAACTTTTAATTATATGGCGAAAGAGTTAAAAAAGACTTTAAATGAAATATCAAGAGAAAAGAATAAGATTGAGACTATATTAAACTATATGACAGATGGTGTAATTGCTTTTAACCTAGATGGAGAAGTCGTTCATGCGAATCCAGCATCCAAGCTGATGCTGGGGGTAAATGAATTTAATATGGATTTTAATAAGTTTTCAAATATGTATAATTTAGGCATTACCATAGAAGAGATGCTTTACCTTGAAACATTCAGTACAAAGGAAGCAAGCCTTAGTTTTGATAACAAATATATTCGGGTTTATTTTGCTTTGTCAACAAACGATCAGAATAAAGCAGAAGGCATAATTGCAGTTATGCACGACAATACAGTTCAGCAAAAACTTGATAATATGAGAAGAGAATTTGTTGCCAATGTTTCTCATGAATTAAGAACTCCGTTGACTTCAATTAAAAGTTATTCTGAGACACTAATGGATGGTGCTCTTGAAGATAAGGAGACTGCTTACAGATTTCTCAATGTAATAAATTCTGAAGCTGACAGGATGACAAGGTTGGTTAAAGATCTGCTTCAGCTTTCAAGGCTTGAAAATGAGCAAATGCAGTGGAATATGCAGCCGTTTTGTTTTGAGAGCCTTGTTAGAAGCTCAGTAGAAAAAATTGAATTGTCCGCAAAAGAAAAGAGGCAAGTAATTGAGTGTTTTTCGATAGGAGATAAACCAGAAGTTTATGCGGATAAGGATAGAATTGAGCAAGTAGTGCTGAATGTGCTTACAAATGCAATAAAATATACTCCTGATAAAGGCAAGATTACAGTATATATAGGAAAAATGTATAGTGATGCATATGTAAAAGTAGTTGATTCAGGGATAGGAATTCCTGAAGAAGATATAAAGAGGGTTTTCGAGAGGTTCTACAGGGTTGATAAAGCTCGTTCCCGTGAAATGGGGGGGACCGGGCTTGGTCTTTCCATAGCCAAGGAGATAATTGAAGCTCATAAGGGGAGCATTTCAATTTCAAGCCAACTTGGCAAAGGTACTGAAGTAATAGTTAGATTGCCAATTCACTATGAGAGTGGCATTAAAGAAGATGTAATTGAATCTTAA
- the yycF gene encoding response regulator YycF produces MNAKILIVDDEKNIVDILKFNLVKEGFQTIEANDGEQAIECALKEKPDLILLDIMLPKVDGFTVCRKLRQTISTPIIMITAKEEEVDKVLGLELGADDYITKPFSTRELMARVKANLRRVSSENTVSKECNAIKCGDLEIDIDRYEVKRDNKVLELTLREFELVKFLALQQGQIFSRESLLEKVWGYEYYGDVRTVDVTVRRLREKVENDPSNPSYIMTKRGVGYYFNRVG; encoded by the coding sequence GTGAACGCAAAGATATTAATTGTTGATGATGAGAAAAACATAGTTGATATTTTAAAATTTAATTTAGTCAAAGAAGGCTTTCAGACAATTGAAGCCAATGATGGGGAGCAGGCAATTGAGTGTGCCCTGAAAGAAAAGCCTGATCTTATTTTGCTCGACATAATGCTTCCTAAGGTGGATGGGTTTACGGTATGCCGAAAGTTGAGGCAGACTATTTCTACGCCTATAATCATGATAACTGCCAAGGAGGAAGAAGTTGACAAGGTGTTGGGTCTTGAATTAGGGGCGGACGATTATATTACTAAACCCTTCAGTACAAGAGAATTGATGGCCAGAGTTAAAGCAAACCTGAGAAGGGTTTCATCTGAAAATACTGTATCTAAGGAATGTAATGCCATAAAGTGTGGAGACCTGGAGATTGACATAGATCGTTACGAAGTAAAGAGGGACAACAAGGTTCTTGAGCTTACATTAAGAGAGTTTGAACTTGTAAAATTTTTAGCCCTTCAGCAGGGTCAGATATTTTCAAGGGAAAGCTTGCTTGAAAAGGTTTGGGGCTATGAGTATTATGGCGATGTTCGTACTGTAGATGTCACAGTTAGAAGACTTAGGGAGAAGGTAGAGAACGATCCCAGTAATCCCAGTTATATTATGACAAAAAGAGGGGTTGGATACTATTTCAACAGGGTTGGCTAA
- a CDS encoding Spo0E family sporulation regulatory protein-aspartic acid phosphatase, translating to MSNELMYYVITGMHLKLNRLIEIKSFDLLDEEVQHYSRRLDKVLDHYNKFSQKGKQFNPCYLDKSLKCASL from the coding sequence ATGTCAAACGAATTAATGTATTATGTTATTACTGGAATGCACCTCAAGTTAAACAGACTAATTGAAATCAAGAGTTTTGATCTTTTAGACGAAGAAGTTCAACATTATAGCAGGAGATTAGATAAAGTTTTAGATCATTATAATAAATTTAGTCAAAAAGGTAAGCAGTTTAATCCATGTTATCTTGATAAATCTTTAAAGTGCGCATCTTTATAG
- a CDS encoding polysaccharide biosynthesis protein, whose protein sequence is MKRKIRANALIGIDLILVNISLIASYLLRFDFSYRSIPERFAEHILKLALIATLVKVITYIVCRLYNSLWKYAGIYEMGLIVAASFVSNSIMISYVFLSQTPVPRSIFPICMLTDTFLIAGIRFAYRMFRRIIKGEMVRFKNSKRVLIFGGGDAGAIIVKEMKMHPELKNTPVAIIDDDMFKQGKKINGVPIVGQRKDISKVVEKRQIDEIIIATPSASNKDISDIFAECSKTQCKVKILPSVSQLIDESVVMQKVRDVNIEDLLGREPVNLDVNEVSSYIKNQVVLVTGGGGSIGSELCRQIAGFYPKKLVIIDNYENNAYEIQNELLHNNSSLELHTVIANIREKQRIDNIFKMYKPDVVFHAAAHKHVPLMEENPTEAIKNNVFGTLNVAECADKYGVKRFVLISTDKAVNPTNIMGATKRIAEMVIQAINRNSKTEFVAVRFGNVLGSNGSVIPLFKKQIEQGGPVTVTHPEVTRFFMTIPEAVQLVIQAGAMAKGGEIFVLDMGEPVKISDLAKNLIKLSGFEPDIDINIEYTGLRPGEKLYEELLLKEEGLESTKNNKIYVAKPIHTDLALLRRELDCLKEIILTDSEGISDYIKLIVPTYKKAQNGN, encoded by the coding sequence ATGAAAAGAAAAATAAGGGCAAATGCCTTAATTGGTATAGACTTAATTTTAGTTAATATATCACTAATAGCATCGTACCTTTTAAGATTTGACTTCAGTTACAGAAGTATACCAGAACGTTTTGCAGAGCATATACTAAAACTTGCATTAATAGCCACTTTGGTTAAGGTAATTACCTATATAGTATGTAGGCTTTACAACAGCCTTTGGAAGTATGCGGGAATATATGAGATGGGTTTAATTGTTGCAGCATCATTTGTGAGCAACTCAATAATGATATCATATGTATTCCTATCCCAGACCCCTGTGCCAAGAAGTATATTTCCAATATGTATGCTTACAGATACATTCCTTATCGCTGGAATAAGATTTGCATATAGGATGTTTAGAAGAATAATTAAGGGAGAAATGGTACGTTTTAAAAATTCAAAGAGAGTTTTGATATTTGGCGGTGGAGATGCAGGAGCAATAATTGTAAAGGAAATGAAAATGCATCCTGAATTAAAGAACACTCCTGTAGCTATAATTGACGACGATATGTTTAAGCAGGGAAAGAAAATAAACGGTGTTCCTATTGTTGGTCAGAGGAAGGATATTTCAAAAGTTGTAGAAAAAAGACAAATAGATGAGATAATAATTGCAACACCTTCTGCGAGTAATAAAGACATTAGTGATATATTTGCAGAATGCTCTAAAACCCAGTGTAAGGTTAAGATTTTACCTTCTGTATCTCAGCTTATTGATGAGTCGGTTGTAATGCAAAAAGTCAGGGACGTTAATATTGAAGACTTACTTGGAAGGGAGCCGGTAAACCTTGATGTCAATGAGGTTTCATCATACATTAAAAATCAGGTTGTTTTAGTAACCGGTGGTGGGGGGTCTATTGGTTCGGAGCTTTGCAGGCAGATTGCAGGTTTTTACCCAAAGAAGTTGGTTATAATTGATAACTATGAGAATAATGCCTATGAAATTCAAAATGAATTGCTGCATAATAACTCCAGTCTTGAGCTTCATACAGTGATTGCCAATATAAGAGAAAAACAAAGAATTGATAACATATTTAAAATGTACAAACCTGATGTGGTGTTTCATGCAGCAGCGCACAAACATGTTCCGCTTATGGAGGAGAATCCTACCGAGGCCATTAAGAACAATGTTTTTGGAACACTAAATGTTGCTGAATGTGCGGACAAGTATGGTGTGAAACGGTTTGTGCTGATTTCTACAGACAAGGCTGTTAATCCAACTAATATAATGGGAGCTACCAAGAGGATTGCTGAGATGGTTATTCAGGCAATTAACCGGAACAGCAAAACGGAGTTTGTTGCAGTAAGGTTTGGAAATGTCCTGGGAAGTAATGGAAGCGTAATACCTCTATTCAAAAAGCAGATTGAACAGGGCGGACCAGTTACTGTAACGCACCCAGAGGTTACACGATTTTTTATGACTATACCTGAGGCTGTTCAGTTGGTTATACAGGCAGGGGCAATGGCAAAAGGAGGAGAAATCTTTGTTCTTGATATGGGTGAGCCAGTTAAAATCAGTGATCTGGCCAAAAACTTGATAAAGCTGTCTGGATTTGAGCCTGATATAGATATTAATATAGAGTATACAGGTCTTAGGCCTGGAGAAAAGCTTTACGAGGAGTTACTTCTTAAAGAAGAGGGACTTGAATCCACTAAAAATAACAAAATATATGTAGCAAAACCGATTCACACTGATTTGGCTCTTTTAAGAAGAGAACTGGATTGTCTGAAGGAAATTATTTTGACAGATTCTGAGGGTATATCGGATTATATAAAGTTGATTGTACCGACATATAAAAAAGCTCAAAATGGTAACTAA